The Rhizoctonia solani chromosome 4, complete sequence genome contains a region encoding:
- a CDS encoding adenine phosphoribosyltransferase, translated as MADVEYLRNLLGVHPNFPKKGITFLDLFPILRDPVAFETLITHLVHHITSQTIPRTESKKIDTVVGLDARGFLLGPIVALRLGAAFVPVRKKGKLPGKCTTVTYEKEYGADSFDMQEGAIPAGSNVVIIDDLIATGKSSYLYSFHPTDIVGDAGGSAKAAGELVAKQGGKTVEYIFVVGLPFLKGHEKLDAPAYSIIQAED; from the exons ATGGCAGACGTAGAATACCTGCGCAATCTCCTGGGAGTTCACCCAAACTTTCCTAAAAAG GGGATTACCTTCCTCGATCTGTTCCCCATCCTACGGGATCCCGTCGCGTTCGAGACGCTTATCACCCATCTTGTGCATCACATAACCTCGCAGACGATCCCAAGGACTGAGTCCAAGAAGATTGATACTGTTGTTGGCCTGGATGCGAGAGGCTTCCTCTTGGGTCCGATTGTTGCACTGAGACTGGGAGCCGCGTTTGTTCCTGTGCGGAAAAAAGGAAAGCTTCCTGGAAAATGTACAACGGTGACGTACGAAAAAGAATATGGAGCG GACTCGTTTGACATGCAAGAGGGTGCTATTCCTGCAGGATCCAACGTTGTTATCATCGATGATTTAATCGCGACAGGCAAGTCCTCTTATCTCTATTCATTTCATCCCACTGATATCGTCGGTGATGCAGGGGGATCAGCGAAGGCTGCGGGAGAACTTGTCGCAAAACAGGGCGGCAAGACTGTTGAATACATTTTTGTCGTCGGCCTTCCTTTCCTCAAGGGGCACGAGAAACTCGACGCCCCGGCATATTCTATTATTCAAGCCGAAGATTGA
- a CDS encoding glycoside hydrolase family 47 protein: MNWRQMWPHTLFIVITLYIEISYWTSKSRFGATAQPSPRKDSWTKERKLEYREATRQLWHHGFDSYMDHAFPMDELAEGGVLIMPIRKSFSLQCHNDVMANFSLTLVDNLDTFVTFNNYSGFEWAVRQTIDGVSFDQNVKPQVFEITIRGMGGLLSAHIFAADKEERWGFGIPWYNDELLHLAYDLGKRLLPAFRTNTGIPFARINLRHGVPTTETFETCTAGAGSLLLEWTTLSRLTGDPEFERVARKAFFAIWNRRSDLGLLPNTINLASGAWLQPEIAGIGAGIDSFYEYALKMYVMTGESEYYDVWREGYSAIMKYSRGPEGFWYRNVGASTGNLATVYIDSLSAFWPGLQVLAGDVQNAIKSHLVYWNLWRRFSGIPETFNIATRQGVTLGYPLRPEFIESTYFLYRATQDPFYLDVGERVLHDLIRRAKVNCGLSTLSNVQSGEHEDRMESFALSETLKYLFLIFDEENKINSDDQNMVFTTEGHLITLSQQHLKTPSEASRYFRQKEQNFCPVYQPARNPPSLYPGESYGLIQSIRSRPDSDYGRFITGLELSVVGASDSPWWDLSGRCAVPQPEEYVSTSVYHDQASPFDFDLFDLDLDDVAARLSDLLGAPMEQTPLTPKSFDYVLSIDGMVTEADKDLSTSKVHRVEGGFMVRNITGVKARMTARMDGQGYDVTMLGHHRVLSGQKVFINDPALLELPGFSKLQEKERKLAVQLKLRVGDSDEEISLFATTALFGADPSSENSPGTFRVDAPPLHVVPSNPENLNGCSDHEALPILNGAVLVVNRGTCSFLEKLTKAKKVGAAGVIVVSDVDSLINPSLDKEEEDYAASELADVGLVVLTHRDGVKLLKSLETSLDTVVPLWVKVTRQPSLEDEITKEEEEKPRLLYINGKALINTVIMI; this comes from the exons ATGAATTGGAGGCAAATGTGGCCTCATACTTTGTTTATTGTTATCACTCTCTATATTGAAATCTCATATTGGACAAGCAAGTCGAGGTTTGGCGCGACGGCTCAGCCTTCACCGAGGAAAGATAGCTGGACCAAGGAACGGAAGCTCGAGTATAG AGAGGCGACGCGTCAGTTGTGGCATCATGGATTCGACTCGTACATGGATCATGCGTTCCCAATGGACGAG CTTGCCGAGGGAGGGGTCCTGATTATGCCAATCCGCAAGTCGTTTTCTCTGCAAT GCCACAACGATGTAATGGCCAATTTTAGCCTGACCTTGGTAGACAACCTTGACACATTTGTCACGTTTAATAATTATTCTGGTTTTGAGTGGGCCGTTCGGCAGACGATAGATGGCGTATCGTTTGACCAGAATGTCAAGCCTCAG GTATTCGAGATTACTATTCGGGGCATGGGAGGGCTACTGTCAGCCCATATATTTGCGGCTGATAAGGAAGAGCGTTGGGGCTTTGGTATACCTTGGTATAACGATGAGCTTCTCCATCTAGCATATGATCTAGGAAAGCGACTGCTTCCCGCGTTTAGAACAAACACTGGAATTCCATTCGCAAGG ATTAACTTGCGGCACGGTGTACCTACAACGGAAACGTTTGAAACCT GTACTGCGGGTGCAGGCTCTCTTCTGCTCGAGTGGACAACTTTGTCCCGGTTGACAGGAGATCCGGAATTTGAACGTGTCGCACGAAAGGCATTCTTTGCTATCTGGAATCGCCGATCCGACCTTGGTTTGCTTCCAAACACGATAAACTTGGCAAGCGGG GCATGGCTTCAACCGGAAATTGCTGGGATCGGCGCTGGTATTGATAGTTTTTACGAGTATGCTTTGAAAATGTATGTGATGACGG GCGAATCCGAGTACTACGATGTTTGGAGAGAAGGTTACTCGGCTATCATGAAGTATTCGCGTGGTCCGGAAGGTTTTTGG TACAGAAATGTTGGAGCCAGCACGGGCAATCTTGCTACTGTGTACATCGACTCGCTATCTGCGTTTTGGCCCGGCCTTCAG GTGCTGGCAGGGGATGTTCAAAATGCGATCAAATCGCATCTAGTCT ACTGGAATCTCTGGCGAAGGTTCTCGGGAATACCTGAAACTTTCAATATCGCTACCCGACAAGGTGTAACGCTGGGATATCCATTACGTCCAG AATTTATCGAATCAACTTATTTCTTGTATAGA GCGACTCAGGATCCTTTTTACCTTGATGTTGGAGAGCGGGTTCTTCATGACCTAATACGCCGGGCTAAGGTTAATTGTGGTCTTTCGACACTTTCCAATGTCCAGAGTGGCGAACACGAGGATAGAATGGAGTCATTTGCGTTGTCCGAAACTTTGAAA TATCTCTTTTTGATTTTCGACGAAGAAAACAAAATTAATTCGGATGATCAGAATATGGTTTTCACAACAGAAG GACATCTTATAACGCTTTCCCAACAACACTTGAAGACACCCTCAGAGGCATCTCGTTATTTCAGACAGAAAGAACAAAACTTCTGCCCGGTTTACCAGCCCGCTCGAAACCCACCAAGCCTTTATCCCGGAGAATCTTATGGGCTGATTCAGTCTATCCGAAGTCGACCAGACTCGGACTACGGCCGATTCATCACTGGGTTAGAGTTATCAGTCGTAGGCGCGTCCGATTCACCATGGTGGGATTTGTCAGGACGGTGTGCGGTACCGCAGCCGGAGGAGTATGTGAGCACCTCTGTCTACCATGACCAAGCCTCCCCTTTTGATTTCGATCTTTTCGACCTCGATCTTGACGACGTTGCGGCGCGTTTGTCTGACCTACTTGGTGCTCCCATGGAACAAACTCCGCTCACACCAAAGTCCTTCGACTATGTGCTCAGCATAGATGGAATGGTTACGGAAGCTGACAAAGATCTCAGCACCTCAAAAGTGCACCGGGTTGAAGGAGGATTTATGGTTCGGAACATTACCGGTGTGAAAGC GAGAATGACAGCCCGAATGGACGGACAAGGTTATGACGTGACAATGC TGGGACATCACCGGGTCTTGAGCGGCCAAAAGGTTTTCATCAATGATCCGGCATTGCTCGAGCTTCCTGGATTCTCTAAGCTACAGGAAAAAGAAAGGAAGCTTGCGGTTCAACTTAAGCTCAGAGTTGGCGACTCGGATGAGGAGATCAGTTTATTTGCTACCACAGCACTGTTTGGAGCGGATCCCAGCTCCGAGAACTCTCCAGGGACGTTTAGGGTTGACGCTCCTCCACTCCATGTAGTCCCCTCCAATCCTGAGAACCTCAATGGTTGTAGTGACCATGAAGCACTACCTATATTAAATGGCGCCGTACTTGTGGTCAATAGAG GGACCTGCTCCTTCTTGGAGAAACTGACCAAGGCTAAAAAAGTTGGAGCCGCTGGGGTGATAGTGGTGTCAGACGTCG